A single window of Candidatus Zymogenus saltonus DNA harbors:
- a CDS encoding GNAT family N-acetyltransferase, giving the protein MLNVRAARPEDAGDIVRLIKGLAEFEREPEAVKITEEDVIEHGFNEDPDLNYFCCLMAERDGKVVGFALYFFTFSTWEGKPALYLEDIFILPEYRRRSVAKGLMVELAKIAVQKGCARFEWAVLDWNVDAMDFYHAMEGSHQKEWQIFRMEKDEIEALASTEWE; this is encoded by the coding sequence ATGTTAAATGTCAGAGCGGCACGCCCCGAGGACGCCGGGGACATAGTGAGGCTGATCAAGGGACTTGCCGAGTTCGAGAGGGAGCCCGAAGCAGTCAAGATAACCGAGGAGGATGTTATCGAGCACGGCTTCAACGAAGACCCTGACCTGAACTACTTCTGTTGCCTTATGGCGGAGCGGGACGGAAAGGTCGTGGGATTCGCCCTCTATTTTTTCACGTTCTCTACTTGGGAGGGAAAACCGGCTCTTTATCTTGAGGATATCTTCATCCTCCCCGAATACAGGAGGCGCTCGGTCGCCAAGGGCTTGATGGTCGAGCTCGCGAAGATAGCGGTTCAAAAGGGATGCGCGAGGTTCGAGTGGGCCGTCCTCGACTGGAACGTGGACGCCATGGACTTTTACCACGCGATGGAGGGGAGCCACCAGAAAGAATGGCAGATATTTCGTATGGAGAAAGACGAGATAGAGGCCCTCGCGTCGA
- a CDS encoding DUF2804 domain-containing protein has product MFKLKETPKRLVENGKVVEWGFFKTPFRDLNLLDIKIPGLPSFLNNFRLKEWQHYALIGGDFVLTFFFINGKYMSVSFCYFLDRNTGRFTEHHKNVPGGVAKLTWDLFNGDCRFKAGNYRMEFDNRLSEGKHRARISIKGTKKRPGIEAEIEMLEDLNKIQPLVSVVPIGQNRPMYTHKAAVPVRGEITYGERRISLNEKRDIILIDIQKTYYPFNTWWQWAAFAGYDKKGRLLAINLVKNMTTIDDEAYNENCLWVDGKLSKLSAVRFDFDAKDVTRPWKIETTDGKCSLVMRPMGERKGYINLGILVDDYHQPFGPYSGTVVDSKGVSYEIEDFFGVTEHHRARF; this is encoded by the coding sequence ATGTTTAAACTAAAAGAGACCCCGAAGAGGCTTGTGGAGAACGGTAAAGTGGTGGAGTGGGGATTTTTCAAGACGCCGTTTCGCGATCTGAACCTCCTGGACATAAAGATCCCCGGGCTTCCCTCTTTTCTCAACAACTTCAGGCTCAAGGAGTGGCAGCACTACGCGCTCATCGGGGGCGATTTCGTCCTGACCTTCTTCTTCATAAACGGCAAGTACATGAGCGTCTCCTTCTGCTACTTTCTGGACAGGAACACGGGCAGGTTCACCGAGCACCACAAGAACGTCCCGGGGGGTGTAGCCAAACTTACGTGGGACCTCTTCAACGGCGATTGTCGCTTCAAGGCGGGCAATTACAGGATGGAGTTCGACAACCGCCTCAGCGAGGGGAAGCACCGGGCGAGGATAAGCATCAAGGGGACGAAAAAGAGGCCGGGGATAGAGGCGGAGATCGAGATGCTCGAGGACCTGAACAAGATACAGCCCCTCGTATCGGTGGTGCCGATCGGCCAGAACCGCCCGATGTACACCCACAAGGCGGCGGTCCCGGTGAGGGGGGAGATAACCTACGGAGAAAGGCGCATCTCTCTAAATGAAAAGAGGGACATTATTTTAATCGACATCCAGAAGACCTACTATCCCTTCAACACATGGTGGCAGTGGGCCGCCTTTGCCGGATACGACAAAAAAGGCCGGCTGCTGGCTATCAACCTGGTGAAAAACATGACTACCATAGACGACGAGGCCTACAACGAGAACTGCCTCTGGGTGGACGGGAAACTCTCCAAGCTCTCCGCCGTCCGCTTCGATTTCGACGCGAAGGACGTAACGAGGCCCTGGAAGATCGAGACCACCGACGGCAAGTGCAGCCTCGTGATGAGGCCGATGGGGGAGAGGAAGGGCTACATCAACCTTGGGATTTTGGTCGACGATTATCACCAGCCGTTCGGACCCTATTCCGGGACGGTTGTCGATTCGAAGGGGGTGTCCTACGAGATAGAGGACTTCTTCGGGGTCACCGAACACCACAGGGCGAGATTCTGA